A single window of Scomber scombrus chromosome 12, fScoSco1.1, whole genome shotgun sequence DNA harbors:
- the LOC133992236 gene encoding damage suppressor protein-like, with the protein MNKFAQMVGEKVGDIVEDAVTSALGGDKDEKKKDEEGGGGFLSFFGGNKKKEEEEKGGLFSFGDDKKKEEEKEGSSQRSSTGTTMTERRRRSRGSPVCSVSRRGGGGAGGVEAGSEGSGGNKGQSVAVSDRDLMDDLMDVAEETSNKK; encoded by the exons ATGAATAAATTTGCCCAAATGGTCGGAGAGAAAGTGG GAGACATCGTGGAAGACGCAGTGACGAGCGCGCTGGGTGGAGACAAAGAcgagaagaagaaggatgaggaaggaggaggaggattccTGTCGTTCTTTGGAGGcaacaagaagaaagaggaggaggagaaaggaggactCTTCTCGTTCGGAGACgacaagaagaaagaggaggagaaggagggttCTTCTCAAAGATCTTCGACAGGGACGACGATGACGGAAAGGCGCCGAAGAAGTCGGGGTTCGCCGGTCTGTTCAGtgagcaggaggggggggggcggcgCCGGGGGGGTGGAAGCAGGAAGTGAAGGCAGTGGAGGAAATAAAGGACAAAGCGTAGCAGTCAGTGACAGAG ATCTGATGGACGACCTGATGGACGTAGCCGAAGAAACGTCCAACAAGAAGTAA